GCGGGATTTTTCTCTTAGAAAAAATTAAAGTTGATGAAATCGCTTATTTTTACTAAAATAAGGGGTAGACTTCAACGGAAAGAGAGTGTTCTTGATGGGACGTAAGTGGAATAACATTAAAGAAAAAAAGGCGTCAAAAGACGCGAATACTAGCCGGATTTATGCAAAATTCGGACGTGAAATTTATGTTGCAGCGAAGCAAGGGGAACCAGACCCAGAAGCCAACCAAGCGCTAAAGGTCGTATTAGAACGTGCGAAAACGTATAGTGTACCGAAAACGATTATCGAACGGGCAATTGAAAAAGCAAAAGGTGGTTCTGAAGAAAACTACGATGAACTTCGCTACGAAGGATTTGGCCCGAACGGCTCGATGATTATCGTGGATGCGTTAACGAATAACGTAAACCGTACTGCTTCTGACGTACGTGCGACATTTGGGAAAAATGGCGGAAACATGGGAGTAAGTGGTTCCGTTGCGTACATGTTTGACCATACTGCTGTGTTCGGAATCGAAGGAAAAACAGCAGAAGAAGTGTTAGAACTACTAATGGAAGCAGACATTGATCCACGTGACATTTTAGAAGAAGATGACACTGTCATTGTATATGCAGAACCAGATCAATTTCATGCGGTACAAGAAGCTTGTAAAGAAGCGGGAATTACAGAATTTACAGTAGCGGAATTAACGATGATTGCACAAAACGAGGTAACACTTCCAGAGGATGCACAAGCACAATTTGAAAAATTAATAGATGCATTAGAAGACTTAGAAGACGTGCAACAAGTGTATCACAACGTTGATTTCGGTGAATAAAAGAAAAAGCAGACTTTTTTCGAAAAGTCTGCTTTTTCTTTGTAAGAACAAATGCACCTTCAAGTTACATCTATATTTTCAATGTATCATGTTGAATATCTGAAGTTTCTATTTGAATCGTTGTATGTTCTATGTGAAATGACGTTTGGATTAGGTTAATCGCTTTTTGCAATATTTCTTGGCTATTTTCACCATCTTCTATTAAAAGATGACAGCTTAATGAATCTAATCCAGAAGTAATCGTCCAAATATGAAGGTCATGTACATTGATGACCCCATCTATTGTTTCAAGTGCTATCTTCACTTCTTCTTGATTAATCGTCATTGGAGTTCCTTCCATTAAAATATGAACGGAATGATGAATGATTCCCCAAGCGCTTTTCAAAATGAGCAGTGCGACTAAAACAGAAATGATGGGGTCTGCTACGTACCAATCGAATACGAACATCAGTACCCCAGCAACAATAGCACCAACAGACCCTAACGCATCCCCGAGTACGTGAAGATAGGCACTTCGTAAGTTGACATTATGCTTCACGTCCCCTTTATGCATTAACGACCAAGCACTTAGTACATTCGCAATTAATCCGATAAAGGCGATGAGCATCATTGATCCACTTGCGACTGTAGGGGGTTCGACAAAGCGTCCGTATGCTTCCCAGACGATAAAGCCTGCGATGACGAATAAAGTAACCCCATTAAACAATGCCGCTAAAATTTCAAAACGGTAAAAGCCGTATGTTTTATGAGGAGAAGCAGGTTTTGCTGCAAAGCCAATTGCTACTAAGCTTAATAATAAAGAGCTGGCGTCACTAAGCATATGTCCAGAATCAGATAAAAGTGCTAAACTGTTTGTGAATAATCCACCAAAAAATTCTAAAACCATGATTCCTGCAGTAATGAAGAAAGCAATGAGTAAGCCTTTTTTATTTCCATTTCTCGCTTCTTCGAAATGGCTGTGACTGTGCGTGTGTCCATGATGATCATGTCCGTGATGGTGATGGTGTCCCATAAAAAAATCCTCCTTGTATATAGTGTTAGTATAGTTCCAGCAAAAAGTGTCATAAAAATTGTCGTATTTTATTAAAATTACTATATGAACATATATTCATATATATAATAAAAGTTGTGTTTCCCTTTGTCAATAACGCCTTTGCTTAAAATGTTACGATACATTGTTTTTTTGCATAAAATGAACGGGCTAACGCATGATAAAACAGAACGATCAAAGTAGGGGAGGGAATGGTATGGATAACAATCGTCAACTTGCACCACATGAAACGCTAGAAGTACATGAATTGTTAACGTTTAAAAATGTTTGTTGTACGAAAGCTTCAGCAATGGAATCGTTTGTTCAAGATGAAGAATTAAAGAAATTGCTGCAAGCAGATGTACGAAATGGGCAAGAAGAAATAAAGGAATTAAAAGGGCTTTTATTACGAAATAAATTATCGTAAGGAGGTAGTGTGATGGCACTTTTTGAAGATAATCACGTTGGATTAAATGATCAAATGATTGCATCTGATTTACTAATTGGTGCAAAATCAGCAGTGCGTAATTACGCGATGGCGTTAACGGAATCTGTTAGCCCAGATGTGCGTGGGGTATTGAAAAAACAACTAGATACAGCGATTACAGCGCATGAAAATATTTCGACGTATATGATAAATAAAGGGTATTACCATGCTTATAATGTGAACGAACAAGTCCAACAAGATGTAGCGATGGCAAATCGAACGGTTGGAACGACAGAAAATATGTAAAAAGAACCCAAACGATGGTGTCGTTTGGGTCTTTTCATAAAGGAGAAATACATATTTCTTAGCTTTTCCCAAACAGAATGAAATGTCGGATCATATAGTGCTAGTAGAAATTTCATTATGAAAGGAAAAACACGTATTGATTCAACTAGCATTTAAAAAAATAAATAGTGAAGTGTCTTTGTATCATTAGTGTATGTTGTAGAAAGAAAAAAGTGCATAAGTATCTCTCCTTCATGATGAAATTTACTACTATTTAGAAGGAGTCGATGAAGCATGGCATGTTGTTCAAGTTTACCAGAGGGGTGTAATTCGTTAATTCAGCCACCATCTCCACCACAATTATCGACAGACTGTTTTGTTGTGCAATCTCTCGTTTGTACGAAAGAAGTACAAAAGGTTGCTGAATTACGTATTCCAGCAGCTACGTTAGGGGTTATTGTCGATATTACAGGTTCGATTACGCCGTTAATTCAGCTAGTACCAGATTTGAATAACATTGTGACGAATACGATTTTAATTAAAGACAAAGTCATTAATACCGGATTTGTTCCAGCGAATATTACAGTTGCAGGAATTGTGACACCATTTCAGGTAAACTTACCATTCCAACAAGAAACAGATTGTCCAGGTGCTTGCCCAGAAGATACGGTAACAGAAACGCCTTTCCAAGTAGAAGCGATTATTATTCAAGGGATTGCAGCATTAGGTATTGGAATTGCAGAAGTACTCGTAAAAGTCGTCATGAAAACGAACATTACGGTTACTCGTCCTGTAATTGCACAATTTGCAGATGCAACATTAAATCCAATTCAAGATGTTGTACCAAATCGTTGTGGAAATAGTGTGATGAATGCAGGGATGCAACAAAACTTAAATACGTCCACTTTGTTAGGCCAACAAGCAGAAGCAAACGAATAACTTAAAAAAAGTAGTGAGGCTATAAAAAGGCCTCACTACTTTTTTGATTAAAAAGCAATACGATTAGTCCAGTAGCTTTTTGGATCAATTGTTTTTTCGATTTTTCCTGTTTGTTTCAGCCATTGTTGTAAACGGTCATAATAATCTACAGACATCGAAAAATCATGAACAAATTGTGGTAGGGTAGCAGTTAAGATTTCACTTAAAACTGGATCGTTTGCGTCTTGTTTTGTATAATTAAAGTAAATGGATTTTACTTCCTCTTCATGTTGAGAAATATAGTCAATGGACTTTCGAATAACACGGATAAAACGTGTAAGCACTTCTTTTTGTTCTTCCAAAATGGTTGGGGAAGTAATGAAAATTAGTTGCAAGAAATCAGGCACTCCCCAATCTTTAAAAGAGAAAAAATCTACATCTAGTCCACGGTGTTTTGCTTCAATCATTTCTACATTTTGAAAAATAGCGGTTGCTACTTCTGCTTCCTCTTTTTCTAGTGCATCTGTATGATAAAAGCCATAATTAACAGGTTGGAAATCATCGTATGTACACATACCACCGTCTGCTTCTACCATCGTTTTAATAATAGCAAGACCACCTAACCCTGGTGCGCTTGGGTATTGAATTCTTTTTCCAATCATATCTTTTGGTCGACTAATTCCTTTATCTTTTCGGTACATAACCCCACCATTTGAGTGGAAAAAGCGACTAAATCCAACCACAGGTTCACCGTTTGCGCGGTCTTCAACAAGGTGTAATGGTTCCGTAATTGCCATATCCATTGTCCCTTTTTTTACTTCTTCCATAGCATCAAAATGTTTTTCAGGCTCTAGTAACGTAATTTCTAAATTTGCTTCTTTAAACCACCCTTTTTCAATTCCAATCATAAATGGAACGTGGTCAGGATTCATAAACCATTCTAATCCAATTGTTAGTTTATCCATCTGGATGCCTCCTTATATGGTATGTACTTTCTATTTACTAT
The genomic region above belongs to Massilibacterium senegalense and contains:
- a CDS encoding ABC transporter substrate-binding protein, which codes for MDKLTIGLEWFMNPDHVPFMIGIEKGWFKEANLEITLLEPEKHFDAMEEVKKGTMDMAITEPLHLVEDRANGEPVVGFSRFFHSNGGVMYRKDKGISRPKDMIGKRIQYPSAPGLGGLAIIKTMVEADGGMCTYDDFQPVNYGFYHTDALEKEEAEVATAIFQNVEMIEAKHRGLDVDFFSFKDWGVPDFLQLIFITSPTILEEQKEVLTRFIRVIRKSIDYISQHEEEVKSIYFNYTKQDANDPVLSEILTATLPQFVHDFSMSVDYYDRLQQWLKQTGKIEKTIDPKSYWTNRIAF
- a CDS encoding cation diffusion facilitator family transporter, coding for MGHHHHHGHDHHGHTHSHSHFEEARNGNKKGLLIAFFITAGIMVLEFFGGLFTNSLALLSDSGHMLSDASSLLLSLVAIGFAAKPASPHKTYGFYRFEILAALFNGVTLFVIAGFIVWEAYGRFVEPPTVASGSMMLIAFIGLIANVLSAWSLMHKGDVKHNVNLRSAYLHVLGDALGSVGAIVAGVLMFVFDWYVADPIISVLVALLILKSAWGIIHHSVHILMEGTPMTINQEEVKIALETIDGVINVHDLHIWTITSGLDSLSCHLLIEDGENSQEILQKAINLIQTSFHIEHTTIQIETSDIQHDTLKI
- a CDS encoding spore coat protein — encoded protein: MALFEDNHVGLNDQMIASDLLIGAKSAVRNYAMALTESVSPDVRGVLKKQLDTAITAHENISTYMINKGYYHAYNVNEQVQQDVAMANRTVGTTENM
- a CDS encoding YebC/PmpR family DNA-binding transcriptional regulator; protein product: MGRKWNNIKEKKASKDANTSRIYAKFGREIYVAAKQGEPDPEANQALKVVLERAKTYSVPKTIIERAIEKAKGGSEENYDELRYEGFGPNGSMIIVDALTNNVNRTASDVRATFGKNGGNMGVSGSVAYMFDHTAVFGIEGKTAEEVLELLMEADIDPRDILEEDDTVIVYAEPDQFHAVQEACKEAGITEFTVAELTMIAQNEVTLPEDAQAQFEKLIDALEDLEDVQQVYHNVDFGE